The DNA sequence AAAGCTGTTGAGACATCAAATTGTACTAAACTCATATTTTCACTTGCTGCTATACTAAGTAAAGTTCTTATGGTGCTTGTTCTTGCAACTGGACTGAAGGTCTCTTGAAAGTGAATTCCTTTCCGTTGAGCGTAGCCTTTTATTACTAACCTTGCTTTGTACCATCAATACGACCATctggatttctttttattttgtaaacccACTTGCATGGTATCGGCTTGACTCCTTTAGGTAGTTTACATAACTTCCATGTCTGATTATCTTTCAGAGAAGTCATTTCACTGTCCATGGCCTTTTTCCAGTTGTTCACTTCAGAACTTTCTATAGCCTCTCGATATGTTTCTGGATATTTTTCATCATAGACGAAGGATTCAATTTCCATGATGTATTCTTCAAATCGCTTTGGTTTCTTTATCTGAGAACGATCTCTTAGATTCATACCATGTGAAGACTTAAGTTCATCCTCTTTATCTGTACTTTCAGCTTCGGTATCGGACATGTTAATACTTTCCTCTCTTAATTCTTCTTCCTCCTCTTCACCTGTTTCTTGATCTGGTGGATGATTTATTGAATCTGAATTTTCCTGTAAGACTGTAATATGTTTTTCACACTCTTTCATTTTCTCATGAAAAATCACATCTCTTGACAGgattacttttctttcttcttctatcCAAATTCTATAGCGTTCATCCCCATTATAACCAATCAGAAAACCTTTTACAGCTTTCCgatccattttctttcttttctgtaccGGCACATGAGCATAACAAAGTGAGCCGATTATGCGCATGTGTTTTATCCTTGGCCTTTTTCCAAACCATAATTCATGTGGACTAACGTTTTCCACGGATGAAATTCCAGTCCTGTTTAAAATGTATGCAGCTGTATTAACAAGCTCTGCCCATAAAAATGCTGGAAATTCGATTTCTTGGTTGGAATACTTTAGCGTTCTGGCCATTTCTACAATTGTTCTGTTTTCTCTTTCGCTCGTTCCATTTTGTTCAGGTGTATATGGTGCTGTGAGTCTCTGAATAATTCCTTTCATCTGAAGAAATTCTCGAACTTCTTAGTTGTCGAACTCACCTCCATTGTCACTAAGGATTTCTCTAATTGAATGTCCCAAATTTTCAGCATGAGCTATGAACGATTTTAGAGAAAACACGACATCCGACTTATGTTTCAGAAAGAAAACATACCGCTACTTAGAATAATGATCTTTGAACACAACAAAATACTTATACTTTCTGTGTGACTCTTCGAATGGTCCACAGACGTCAGTCGACACAAGTTTACCAACTCTTGTAGCTTTTGGTTTAGTGCCGAACCTTAAACGATGTGCTTTACCATATATGCAAGGCTCGCATGGCTCTTTATCAATAttcactttgatattaaattcatttttgagcaTATTCCTAACGTGACGCTTGTCTTGATGTCCCCATCGACTGTGATATAATTGCAGTAAGGAACTTTTACCGCTATACGTATCTGCAATTTGAACTTCGATTTCTTTTTCTGGAAGTATTGGCTCTAGAGCAGCCCTGTAGAGAGTTCCACATATACTTCGAGTGCCATACAGCTTCACTTCATTGTTGATCTTCAACCAGCATTCAGTAGGAGTAGAAGTAAACTCACTATTCTGATTTCTATCCTGAGCGGCTAACACTGAAAACAAATTTCTGCTAATTCCAGGAACATACCAGACATCTTTCAACTCAATTACTTCTGTATTTCTTCCAACTGAAGCTTTGACTAGAATGCTTCCTTTCCCTAAAGCTGTCAACACTTCTTTTCCTGCCGCTTTGATAGTATGGGTGCCCGAAGAAGGAAATGTCTcaaaattgctaaaataaataaatgtgttagTAACATGCCTTGTCGCTCCGTTATCTATCCAAAATGTGCTTGTTTCCCTTTCTGATAAGAAACTTTCTTCACAATAGGATGTCATTGCCGTACTTGGCGATGAAATATTCACTTGATTATTATAGGACTTATTCTGGAAGCTCGAGCTTGGCTTAGAAGGTCGGCCATCTGCAATCCATTTGGAACATGACTTCACCCAATGTCCAACGATTTtacaataattacaaacatttttgttGCTTAACTTTTTCTTGGCTTGAAATTTCTTCTCATGCGCTTTATTTTTAGACTTGGCGACAACAAGAGCTTCTGCAGCTTTTTCACTTCTTTCATTGTTGTCGGCAAAATTTCACTCAAACATACTTAACTGAGCAGCCAAATCTTCAAAAGGCTTTTCTTCATCTTTTGCAAGAAGCATCCAACTTGATCTGAATGATTTGAAGTTACTTGGCAAAATATGTAGAATTTTGCATACCAGCAACATTTCTGGAAGTTTATTTTCCCCTTTCGCTATGAGCCCGCTATTCAGCTCATTCCACAAACTACTTAATTGTGCAACATGGGTTGAAATGTCATTTCCAAAAATCCAATCaaacttaaaaaattcattgcaGATTTTGAACAGTTGATCCTTTGATGAAGCTTCAAACAACGTTTTCAAAGCTTCCCAAGCTTCAAAAGCTGTCTCTTTGTCCATAATCGTTTGATAAACGGAGTCTGTTACTGTACTTGCGATTATACTCTTGGCATAACTGTTGGCTTTGCGGTATATATTGGCGCATATTTCATACTTCTTGACTTCTGCTGCGTCTGCTGTACTAGGTAATTCTTCAGGTTTCTTTAACTTACCATCAATTACCTCTAATGCTCCTTCGTGATAATCTAATATATCTCTTACTTTCCGTTTCCACATTGGAAAATCTGCTTCTCCAGATAACGGCTtaacagttcttgataaatccaTCTTTGAACTATTTCTTTTTCGGATTTAACTTAGTCTCtgcttttaatcttttaaaaacgcAATGAGCTTGCTGGCGCCCATAAcctgataaattttacataacctaATGACTTTAAGTAACATATTAAGGTTATGTATCTACTTAGCAGAGTAAACTGTGAACTATAAAGATGAAAAGGCGAAGATATTATTAGCGAAACTTTATTCCAACTTACTAGATGATCGCCATTGTAAAAGTTCAAAAACTACTTAGTGTtgccaaacaataataaagaaatatatataaacaataatacAACTTTAACAGACGCGGTCCAACAATTtgtcctcttttaaaatttgagagctCCGATATTTTACGCGCTTGAAAATAATCCAACACTTCCAGAAATTCAATTGAGTCGCCATATACTAACACAACACGTACATtgctatttatgaaaaaaaaaaaagattgctaacTTTATTCTTTATAACTTACAAGGCACATTCAGAAATgacacttttattcacaggtgtttccattattttgataactacctgtatagttgaaaattatatttctttcaaCCAGGAAACCATACGAAGCATAGTTACGAAACAAGTTTAAGTAACACGCAGTGAAAGAGTctagtaaaatatgtttctagaCGCATATATTATTTGCCCTCGTGACCCCGTTTGAGAAATATTAGGTCTTAATgtcttcagaaaaattaaaaaaaaagtcgccaaacttAGCGATTTTCGATGATAACTGAGAGACATCTTTCAAACGCTTTGTAGACGAATGTTCTGACACATGCAGACGGTGAAGTTTGGTAacttaaatttctcgccaattctaTAAAAGTGgcacttaaaattttggcagactttaaCACTAGAATTGCGAAAGGGGTCGTTTTGACCATAATTGAACCTTTGTGTCTAACTGCTCCTCTAAATTTTCATAATaagcttaatccttccttgacttttcctaaatcattgTGTTGTGTTATAAtataacgttttcaaaaaaacaataattttgttCATAACCAATTCTATAGAGTTATGCCTTAAAGTGGGGATAAGTGTCGTTTTGCACCCtttgagggaaaaaaagataCTAATACGTTTATCAATGCTGGAACAGAGCAGAAACTGGAAAATGACTCCTCGAATATGTCATTGTTAGAACGTTTAGCATTCAGAATCTTTTTGTGCATAAAAGAGAACATTAGCCGCTGGTTTCTGAAAATCAAATTAAGCAGCGCTGGTTATTCTAAGAGCATTTTAAACCTTTCTTAAATACTTCATTGAATATCCTTGAAATCTCTGAAACCTTTAAAATGAACTGTAATTAttataaactagaaaatcacccgttaagatatgactggtgaaaattgcttctacatttgaacgaaacaatttcCTGTTTGGTAGAAATTTTAAcccgaactccagtggattaacaataaacttcagtaggtagcgttcattgttgaccacttttttgtttcttcattcccctgaaatgacagtcttaccagtaaaacagttaagttaccggatccagttcattCTTGTCATTGACTAATATATAGATATGAGGATAAGTttagttttaacaaatttttacaaatgtGTAATACTACTTAGATTTCTTTTCTGAAGATCAAAATGACCCACATCGTCGTTCTAGGTGTACAAACATTACTGTAACTCCAATGTTAATCCTAATATCTGTATAACAGGGGCTTAAGGGCAAATAATTgttgcgtcaaaaaaaaaaaaattcctctctCAAATGTTACTTAAacttttttcattgtcatattctTCGTATCGTAGCCTGATATGTAGGGAAATTTTAATAATGTgctgatattttttatttcatttataaacCACTGCACACCACTTTcctaaactaactttgtgcctgtATTGCCCTATGAGCAATAAATGTAGgatttaaagaaatgaatattacGGGATTTTTTTCGAATCTTTAAATGTCTTGCTATTCTGGTAAGTGAGATTCTTTATCACATCACTGGTACACGAATAtcgtaataaataattttaagaatacTTATAACCGTACAGGGAAAAACGTACAAACAGAAAGACTTACTCGTACCAAAAAgataaacaatatttaaactgcggagaaattatttcttatcaAAGTGACGGagaaatgattaaattaaaatttaaaccaagATTCGTTTAAATACATGAAGCAGAAAAAATGACCTGAAATAAAAGGGCGCAAAAGAAACTAAATATATTGAATGATACCCTAAAATTAGGAATTAACCAGGTTttgtaaacaatttaaaggaacctatttattttttaatttattcgtacgaatactttatttttagtaaagtgaTAATTTTAATAgtacaacaaaaataaaacaaatataataaactttattttgcTACAATTAATACCACTCACGTACTAGAATCTCTTGAACTGGGGATTTCTTCCTTCTTTTATCAGTAAAATCTAGAGACATCTTCGCTTTATCCACTAATATCCCTTATTCACTAGTTCCTGTAATCCCCTATGACACTCTGTAAGTCTCTACTTAGCGCGATTCAACTATTTTTGTATGTAGCTTTCTTCGATAAAAAGTTTATGATGATGAACTACGCTTGATTTCCAACAATTTGCGACAAAAAAGTTAAAGTcagtattaaatttcaaaaaatacagtGAGAACTTAAAACTctcgcaaaaataaaaaaaaaataagcacttACCACTCTGAGAAACAAGAGCTCATTGTTGTGCGATTACAAATAGAAACGGGATGAAATTTACAAGTGTAATCTCCATGAAAAgtgtcttaatttcattttttctgagaaataCTTGATGAAACTATGAAATAATGCTACTTAAGGTGTTTTTCTATTATAAAGAATTCGGGCAAAGGAAAATGTTATCTAAAACTTACCACGATGctttaattgttaaaatatacattgaagaacaAAAACAGTATGACAACTAACTCAATACCATGTTGTCTGCGGTCTTCAAAACAACAGCAACTTTCCGTGGCATGAATATCACATGTTCTTGATAAGAAGACTGGAAATAGATCATCTTGAAATGTGTCCGACAATATCGAGTGGAATTTCCAAGAGGATCGATGCCCTGGTAATTCTTTCTCATGTAAAATTGAAACCATCCCAGACctatttcagaaagtttcttcTAATGTATACTGATGTCTGtgagtgcactgttaaaaatttaagaaatttttatggtaaatttttTCTGTGAAATGGAGTATTTACAGTTCAGAAAAAATTAcggtaaattgtaccgaaaaaaataaacgattacaatgccaattgatacaccacttAGCTTACTCAATGTGCCCCAACTCGTATGGTAGGCAGCAAAGCCCTCTGTCAAtccgaaggtcccgagatcgaacctgaTGCTCGCGTTTTGCTTTTTTATAACCCTCGTTTGTTCTACCGTAAAATGTTACAGCAAATTAGGATTTTACGacaaaagttactggcaacatggatgccagcattttttaccgtaaaatttcaggatttttcttagCAGTGTACTTGAAAATTAAATCTGTCAGATTACCTTCATTCCGTTAAAAGTCAATGAGTTCGTTTTTCACAACTCTCCAGAGGTCCCTAGTAGCTCTTTGGTGCCATAGTTTTTCcatattaaaattcattaaaatggcGCTAAGGCAGTTAATTTACAGATGGAAGAGACAAATGAGCCAGTGCATCGGTTTCCCACTTTTCTCCCCCACCCCGACAGTATAatacaaattcaatttttattaaacagCTCCATCGTATACAATAAGCGTAGAATTTGTAATActtatatatttttgtattttaaaaggcAAAATGCTTTCTTTGAGGTtcaagaaaatgtaaaaacaagttccgattcttaaaaaaaaaagaggagtcCTTCACTTAGTTTGAGTTAGAGGGACAATTTCTGGATAGTTTGCTGTGTACGATCCCGTTGTTGATTTTGGACACTTCAACTAGATGAGACAAACTTCTTTTTTATCAGTTTCTCTAAGCAATTTACGTCGTGCCAATTTTTTCGTCCCATCCTAATATACACTCATGTCCATAAATTAAGGATATTGAAATTCAGGCAAAGAAAGAGACAGAAGCAAAACAAATTTGACTTATTTATAAAGtctatttattaaacaaaatgtaaagagcaaaaaatatatgctatatatttgacataattaataaaaatagcgATTTTACTCCCCGgagcaaatttcaaaaaagaacctatttataaaaaaacaggATAACATGGTTGGTATGATAGTTTATACGGAGTATGTCTCCCGGACGATACAATTGAGGCCGTACAACTTCTAGATATGCTGAGTACCAAATTATCAATGTGATCTTGGGGAATATTACACCACTCATCAAACAATGCCCTCCGAAGTCCGGTAGACATGTGGGAGGAGTTAAAGTGCTGCAATTCGTCGGCAAAGCATGTCCCACAAATGCTCTATTGGATTCAAGTACAGTGATTATGCGGCCTATCCATAAGGGTGATATCCTCCGATTGAAGGTCGTCTAAAATGTTTGCGCGGCTAGGACATGCGTTGTCATCCATAAACAGAAATTCAGCACCCATGGCGCCCCGAAACAAACGTACATGTTGTTTCAAAATGACATCCCGATAAATGTGGCCTGTCATCATTACACTCTGAACATGCAGGTCAGTTCTGGAACCAAGAATAATTCCTTCCCAAAAGAGCCATCCTGCGCCACCGTAACGGTGTCGTCAGTGTTGTTCCCTTGGTAGTAACGGGTACCTGGCGCTCTCCATATGAAAGTCCGGCAAGAATCAGACAGCAAACTAAACCTGGACTCGTTGGAAAACATCAAACAAGACCACTGTTGCAGTGTCCACAATGCATGGTCTGCACTCCTGGCAAATCGCAGCGACAGTGCGTTGCGGTAAGTGGAACACATCTGTCAGGCCTGCGAGCATATAGACCAATGTGCCCTAAATGTCTGTACACGATCTGCCTTAAACCGTCGCACCGGCAGCTGAAGAAAGCTAACGAGACAGGTCTGATGCTGTGTTCCGTCTGTTTCTTTTGGCAGTAACTGCCAAATACCGGTCCTCATTCGGCGTTGTAACTCGGGGGTGACCTGTGCTGTAACGTCTACTCACATTACCATCGTCTTGGAATGATTGCCAAAGCCTGGAGATGAAACTCTTGGCGATTC is a window from the Uloborus diversus isolate 005 chromosome 6, Udiv.v.3.1, whole genome shotgun sequence genome containing:
- the LOC129224886 gene encoding uncharacterized protein LOC129224886, translating into MDLSRTVKPLSGEADFPMWKRKVRDILDYHEGALEVIDGKGSILVKASVGRNTEVIELKDVWYVPGISRNLFSVLAAQDRNQNSEFTSTPTECWLKINNEVKLYGTRILQENSDSINHPPDQETGEEEEEELREESINMSDTEAESTDKEDELKSSHGMNLRDRSQIKKPKRFEEYIMEIESFVYDEKYPETYREAIESSEVNNWKKAMDSEMTSLKDNQTWKLCKLPKGVKPIPCKWVYKIKRNPDGRIDGTKQVASTSKKHLENFLGDLKKEFKITTKPAEYYLGFEIHRQEDDSIKLSQTAYTKKVLERFGMSDCNPVSTPIIKDSIQSGKV